One Hippoglossus stenolepis isolate QCI-W04-F060 chromosome 9, HSTE1.2, whole genome shotgun sequence genomic region harbors:
- the LOC124852387 gene encoding G-protein coupled receptor 15-like, with product MLLNATVPLSVDFNTPEDFLIFIFHIVFATSAALVAGSVVIGISCTRSLRGQNRFIFMLNTSISDTLTGFSVYYLGLFDVQEGYPSRNGTFYILPSFLGVNVLTFLFAQFDRYLAVCHPFFYNRFISRYFVIGICAFCWIYTYSILTVQSMVPISTAAQINAFGVMTLQIIVVVKLLMTVKLYIIARNHLVREAPSADIENKKESLRIIVFVVICFLALWCPSFVNIIVRQLTRGGLRFRNEATNLFAILARLNALVTPALYIWGSPALRGAVWVTVWRRICPGRRARIGFTIDGVTNK from the exons ATGCTCCTTAACGCCACCGTCCCTCTGTCGGTGGACTTCAACACTCCGGAGGacttcctcatcttcatcttccacATTGTGTTCGCCACCAGCGCGGCGCTGGTCGCCGGCTCGGTGGTGATCGGGATCTCCTGCACCCGGTCTCTGCGAGGCCAGAACCGCTTCATATTCATGCTGAACACGAGCATCAGTGACACGCTGACCGGCTTCTCGGTCTACTACCTCGGCCTCTTCGACGTCCAGGAGGGCTACCCCTCCAGGAACGGCACGTTTTACATCTTGCCCTCATTCCTCGGTGTAAATGTGTTGACCTTCCTGTTCGCTCAGTTTGATCGTTACCTCGCTGTGTGTCATCCATTCTTTTATAACCGCTTCATAAGCAGGTACTTTGTCATTGGCATCTGCGCATTTTGTTGGATTTACACCTACTCCATCCTCACTGTGCAGAGCATGGTGCCAATTTCAACAGCGGCTCAGATTAACGCATTCGGTGTAATGACTCTGCAGATTATAGTTGTGGTCAAACTGCTGATGACTGTTAAATTATACATCATCGCCAGGAACCACCTGGTGAGAGAGGCGCCCAGCGCGGACATAGAGAACAAGAAGGAGTCGCTGCGCatcattgtgtttgtggtgatttGCTTCTTGGCGCTGTGGTGTCCGTCATTCGTGAATATCATTGTCAGACAGTTGACCAGGGGAGGTCTGAGGTTCAGGAACGAGGCCACCAACCTGTTCGCCATCTTGGCTCGACTGAACGCACTGGTCACCCCGGCTCTGTACATCTGGGGCAGCCCGGCGCTGCGGGGGGCCGTGTGGGTTACTGTGTGGCGGAGGATCTGCCCCGGGCGGAGGGCGAG AATTGGTTTTACTATTGATGGAGTGACAAACAAATGA
- the LOC124852489 gene encoding uncharacterized protein LOC124852489: MLLSNLTPPVTGAVLRLSVDFNSPVDYLIFIFQILFATAAVLLAGPVVISILCTRALRLQNRFIFMLNTSICDTLVGLSVYYLGLFDVQEGFPSRNGTYHVLPSLLGVNIMTFLFAQFDRYFAVCHPFAYTRFVTRGVIISTNVYCWFHVFVLLLIQNFLPLSKAVQVYVFSIVTLQFIVLTKVVMTIKLYVIARYQLEKDPPSAERENNKESLRIIIFVVISFLVLWCPSFVNIVLRLIVGRGLVFRNEATNLFAIMARLNAVCTPAVYLWGSPALREATVRTVWGRVCPRCRRR, encoded by the coding sequence ATGCTCCTCTCCAACCTCACACCCCCCGTGACAGGAGCGGTGCTTCGTCTCTCTGTGGACTTTAACAGTCCTGTCGATTACCTCATCTTTATCTTTCAGATCTTATTCGCCACGGCCGCGGTTCTTTTAGCTGGGCCGGTGGTCATCAGCATTTTGTGCACCAGAGCGCTGCGGCTGCAGAACAGGTTCATTTTCATGCTGAACACCAGCATCTGTGACACGCTGGTGGGGCTGTCAGTGTACTACCTGGGTCTGTTCGATGTGCAGGAGGGCTTCCCGTCCAGAAACGGGACTTATCACGTGTTACCGTCCCTGCTCGGGGTGAACATTATGACCTTTTTATTCGCGCAGTTCGATCGATATTTTGCCGTGTGCCACCCCTTCGCGTACACGCGCTTTGTCACCCGGGGTGTGATCATCTCCACAAACGTGTACTGCTGGTTCCACGTCTTCGTGCTGCTGCTCATTCAAAATTTCCTGCCTCTCTCCAAAGCTGTGCAGGTGTACGTCTTCAGCATCGTCACCTTGCAGTTCATCGTGCTCACCAAGGTGGTCATGACCATCAAACTGTACGTGATAGCCAGGTACCAGCTGGAGAAAGACCCCCCCAgcgcagagagagaaaacaacaaggaGTCTCTGAGAATCATCATCTTTGTTGTCATTAGCTTCTTGGTGTTGTGGTGCCCCTCCTTTGTCAACATCGTGCTCAGACTGATAGTGGGGCGAGGGCTCGTGTTTAGGAACGAGGCCACCAATCTGTTCGCCATCATGGCCCGTCTGAACGCCGTGTGCACACCGGCCGTGTACCTGTGGGGGAGCCCGGCTCTGAGGGAGGCCACGGTGCGGACGGTGTGGGGCAGAGTGTGTCCTCGATGCAGGAGGAGGTAA
- the LOC124852488 gene encoding G-protein coupled receptor 183-like has translation MLLSNLTPPVTGAVLRLSVDFNSPVDYLIFIFQILFATAAVLLAGPVVISILCTRALRLQNRFIFMLNTSICDTLVGLSVYYLGLFDVQEGFPSRNGTYHVLPSLLGVNIMTFLFAQFDRYFAVCHPFAYTRFVTRGVIISINVYCWFQVYVQLLIQNFLPLSKAVQVYVFGIVSLQVIVLTKVVMTIKLYVIARYQLEKDPPSAERENNKESLRIIIFVVISFLVLWCPSFVNIVLRLIVGRGLVFRNEATNLFAIMARLNAVCTPAVYLWGSPALREATVRTVWGRVCPRCRRR, from the coding sequence ATGCTCCTCTCCAACCTCACACCCCCCGTGACAGGAGCGGTGCTTCGTCTCTCTGTGGACTTTAACAGTCCTGTCGATTACCTCATCTTTATCTTTCAGATCTTATTCGCCACGGCCGCGGTTCTTTTAGCTGGGCCGGTGGTCATCAGCATTTTGTGCACCAGAGCGCTGCGGCTGCAGAACAGGTTCATTTTCATGCTGAACACCAGCATCTGTGACACGCTGGTGGGGCTGTCAGTGTACTACCTGGGTCTGTTCGATGTGCAGGAGGGCTTCCCGTCCAGAAACGGGACTTATCACGTGTTACCGTCCCTGCTCGGGGTGAACATTATGACCTTTTTATTCGCGCAGTTCGATCGATATTTTGCCGTGTGCCACCCCTTCGCGTACACGCGCTTTGTCACCCGGGGTGTGATCATCTCCATAAACGTGTACTGCTGGTTCCAAGTCTACGTGCAGCTGCTCATTCAAAATTTCCTGCCTCTCTCCAAAGCTGTGCAGGTGTACGTCTTCGGCATCGTCAGCTTGCAGGTCATCGTGCTCACCAAGGTGGTCATGACCATCAAACTGTACGTGATAGCCAGGTACCAGCTGGAGAAAGACCCCCCCAgcgcagagagagaaaacaacaaggaGTCTCTGAGAATCATCATCTTTGTTGTCATTAGCTTCTTGGTGTTGTGGTGCCCCTCCTTTGTCAACATCGTGCTCAGACTGATAGTGGGGCGAGGGCTCGTGTTTAGGAACGAGGCCACCAATCTGTTCGCCATCATGGCCCGTCTGAACGCCGTGTGCACACCGGCCGTGTACCTGTGGGGGAGCCCGGCTCTGAGGGAGGCCACGGTGCGGACGGTGTGGGGCAGAGTGTGTCCTCGATGCAGGAGGAGGTAA
- the LOC118115210 gene encoding adenosine receptor A2b-like, with protein sequence MSNSSLQGLSLALPLNSFGNVLMFLFSVSLAFSIIFLNMSVCVSILLNRALRSENRFMYMLSTCFSDICTGVSYYYVGVLDVKDNFDSPTRTYLVAPIFLGLSYMAILAAQADRYHAVVSPFQYLRRMTRNRTVMVICGYWLYAFLIVAVNNLVPLGVARKIMSIATFVGNIFTVIIMIGLNIRLFIIAKFQLEKEPPSVERDTKRSSVYLILVVAMFFLMTWLPLLCHVIVCNLSGSVCFTFKNEGTDPMRILPRVNAALTPILYICGCSPLRATLLTKVWRPCCRRR encoded by the coding sequence ATGAGTAACAGCAGCCTGCAGGGCCTGTCTCTAGCTCTGCCCCTCAACAGCTTTGGcaatgtgttgatgtttctctTCAGTGTTTCCTTGGCTTTCAGCATCATCTTCCTCAacatgtccgtgtgtgtctcCATACTGCTGAACAGGGCTCTGCGCAGCGAGAACCGCTTCATGTACATGCTGAGCACCTGCTTCAGTGACATCTGCACCGGCGTGTCTTATTACTATGTGGGGGTCCTGGATGTGAAGGACAACTTCGACTCCCCTACGAGAACATATTTAGTCGCGCCCATATTTTTAGGTCTGTCCTACATGGCCATCCTGGCCGCGCAGGCCGACAGGTACCACGCTGTGGTGTCACCTTTCCAATACTTGCGCCGCATGACGCGTAACAGAACCGTGATGGTCATCTGCGGGTACTGGCTCTACGCCTTCCTCATCGTGGCCGTGAATAACCTGGTCCCACTCGGCGTGGCCAGAAAGATCATGAGCATTGCCACGTTTGTGGGCAACATCTTCACAGTGATTATAATGATAGGACTGAACATCAGGCTGTTCATCATAGCCAAGttccagctggagaaggagccaCCCTCCGTGGAGAGGGACACCAAGCGCTCCTCGGTGTATCTCATACTGGTGGTGGCTATGTTCTTTCTGATGACGTGGCTTCCACTCTTATGTCATGTTATAGTCTGTAACTTATCTGGCTCAGTGTGTTTCACCTTTAAGAATGAGGGCACCGACCCTATGCGTATTTTACCCCGAGTGAACGCTGCCCTCACCCCCATCCTGTACATCTGCGGCTGCTCCCCGCTCAGAGCCACGCTGCTCACCAAGGTGTGGAggccctgctgcaggaggaggtaa